A stretch of DNA from Aciduliprofundum sp. MAR08-339:
TTAAGAAACTCTACCGCTTCTTGTGGCCCACCATAGAACTTAATGATCTTGTCCCTTACCTCTATGTAAATTACCAATTCTTTCAACCTCCTCACCTTCCAGCATCTTCAAAATAACTACCCAGGGTTTTCTGTTCACCATTATCATATCTCTCCCTCCAAAAGAGCCAATAATTCTCCTTCTGTAGGGATTTTTGCATAACCTTTCTCTGCCCATTCCTCTAAGAGTTTCCTAAGATCTTCATCTCTAAAAATTGTATTTGGGTAAATCCGTTTGTAGTGCCTTAAAATTCTCTCAATCCGGTCGGCCCCACTTCCAATTTTCCAAAATATTTATCTCAAATAAGGAAATTAGCAAATCATGCGCGCGCTAATAATCGGAAGATTTCAGCCCTTTCATCTTGGACATCTTGAAGTCATAAAATACATAATCACAAAGTACACAGATGTTATTGTGGGCATAGGCAGTGCCCAGTACTCTCACACGCTGGAAAATCCATTCACTGCGGGAGAGAGACATCTTATGATCTCCAGAAGTTTGGAATCTGAGGGAATACACAATTACTACCTTGTTCCCATTGAGGATCTGCATCGCAACTCAATATGGGTAGCTCACGTGGAGAGTATCGCACCTCCCTTTGATGTGGTATTTGCAAACAACCCCCTCATAAAGAGATTATTTGAAGAGAGGGGATACAAGATAGAGGCACCACCCTTCTATGACAGAAAAAGATACTCTGCCAGAGAGATCAGAAGGAGAATAATCCATGGAGAGCCATGGGAGCACCTCGTACCAAAGTCTGTGGCAGAAACGATAAAGGAAATAGACGGAGTGGGAAGATTGCGCGAACTTGCAAAGAGTGATGAAGAATGAATGCTGCAGAGCTTGGAAATTTGTTGCAAAGATGGGGCTTCAAACTTGCAACTGCAGAATCTTGCACCGGAGGGCTCCTTACCAGCAAACTCACAGATGTGCCCGGATCTTCAAACTACTTCGTTGGGGGAGTGATAGCGTACAGCAACCAGGTAAAAATCAAAATTCTGAACGTGAAAAAAGAGACCATAGAAAAATACGGAGCCGTGAGCAAAGAATGTGCTGAGGAAATGGTGAAAGGCGTAACGGAAATATTTGGAGTGGATGTCGGCATATCCACCACAGGCATTGCGGGTCCCACAGGAGGTACAGAGGAAAAACCTGTCGGGCTTGTGTACATGGGCTTTAAGATACTAGATGATGTGTGGGTTGAGAGATACGTCTTCAAGGGAAGCAGGATTGAGATAAAGACACAGATCGCAGAAAAGGCCATTGAAATTCTGCAGATGAAATTGAATCCTCGAAATGATTTAATATAAATTAACCCTTAATCTTCCATATGCTTGAAACGAGCGTGGGAACACTAAGATTTAAAAATCCA
This window harbors:
- a CDS encoding CinA family protein; the protein is MNAAELGNLLQRWGFKLATAESCTGGLLTSKLTDVPGSSNYFVGGVIAYSNQVKIKILNVKKETIEKYGAVSKECAEEMVKGVTEIFGVDVGISTTGIAGPTGGTEEKPVGLVYMGFKILDDVWVERYVFKGSRIEIKTQIAEKAIEILQMKLNPRNDLI
- a CDS encoding nicotinamide-nucleotide adenylyltransferase, with protein sequence MRALIIGRFQPFHLGHLEVIKYIITKYTDVIVGIGSAQYSHTLENPFTAGERHLMISRSLESEGIHNYYLVPIEDLHRNSIWVAHVESIAPPFDVVFANNPLIKRLFEERGYKIEAPPFYDRKRYSAREIRRRIIHGEPWEHLVPKSVAETIKEIDGVGRLRELAKSDEE